ccaAAAACCCAAATAGGAGGGACGAGgtcccaacggaatccggaatatttttggtaatattttaccatatttttctCCTTCTGACAGGTAAacatataggggagagtggtgagacttgatccccttttttttgtatcgcacataactctgtcaatttatcacaaaactataaactttttgcatgaattgaaagcttaaacattcatctatgtttggcttataagggtatttcatcagatgaactcttcgaatcatgccaagcgttttaaaaaaatattttaaaccggcattttaaaaatgttaggggtaacttgatccccctttcaatattttgaagaaatgtgttcaaaatataacaagtttagtatgtaaaatatttgaaaacttaaaatattattttttagaccaaaattaagcatgttaacaaaagctggaaatttttgtttacaaaacttttgacaaaaggttcaaactgcagttagttatgtacaactatactaaaggaaactatgtatgaaaacccagcccaattaattaatcttgaggctgattccagtgactgtaaaaacacttttttaaacaattgattgtaaaaatagtatgacgataaatttaacatcaaatgcgtaagggttttggagttgattagtttatcaaacaattcatgtataaaaaatattttttttgaataatttttgagtgttttctatacatactaaaacaaagaaaaaagatctcttggaagtttttggcagttcgttttagaaaaatgtgtgtaactcaatctaaacattttttcaatttttttctttgttttctacaatgagtttaagttaattttgcacaactttctagaacaaagctaattgttttacccaaaaaattaccgtgaaaaatcacttgctctgaaaataatataaataaacatttcaatttcCCTTCTTTCCAGGCATCGAAGGGCTCGAGCACGTCGGCACGATCGACCCGATGAAGATCAGCAAGATCCGCATCCTGCAGGGTGACGGCCCGGTCAGCGTCAACGCGTCCCTCTCCAAGGTGGTGGTGACCGGCTTCGCAAACACGAAAGTAGTTCGAAATGTGTATGTTTGGCTTGCGGGCCCCGAACAGAGCTTACCTTTCATGGAGCCAAGTGATTCTCTATCCCTAGATTTCATCCCACAGCGTGAGCAACAAGGACTACAGCTGGGAAACGCACATCCGGTTGCCGAAGATGCGCCTCGAGGGCAACTACCACATGCAGGGTCGCATCCTGGTGATTCCGCTGAACGGCCACGGAAAGTGCTGGTTTGAGCCGAGTGAGTAATTTTcgaaatctttaaaaagcaagcaaaatcctaaaaatcaataaaattgctcaaatctAACGCAACATGGCGCCCGAAAACGCAAACACCATGTTGCGTTTCCCCTCAAGAAACCCATGTCAGTTGACAGCCGCAGTTGGCGTTGCGTTCGCCGGGGTGTTGCGACGCGCGCGCCAAACCCCAAAGTTCAATAGATTGCGCCGAGTACGTTTGCGTACCAGGAACGCAGCAAGCCGCGGAGGAAGACGCGTTGTGCCGCGCGAAGTGAGCGTTTTTGCTTCAACGCACACAGCTGCAGCAGTTGGGGCTCTGTTTGTGTTGCAGGGTATAACTTTAGGGGTTTGTTTGCGTTTGCGTTTCTTTGCTGCAGCTTGGTGGAGGAACGCAGCAACAAAACTGCCGGAAAAGACTGTGGCAAACGTTTGGTAATTTTgtagtttgttttttaaagttgtCCTGAAAGCATTTAAATCTCGTGTTTTGATCAAGTCTCTATATTTTTACAACAATTTATCAGCATTTTAATGTAATATAACTTGTTTTTACCCTACACAAAAACGacttaaaatctaaattaataaatttaaaattatttttctaattaaatttaagCTTTTCACAAATCCGGCAAAACGAAATAATTTATTtgctgaaaagaaaaaaaaacttaaaaaaaaattaaacttcttcATGACTTCTCGTGAAGAAGTTcccacagccaaagttgatcaTTTCGCCATGAATCCGGTGGTGATGGTGTACACTGGGCCCCGTATAGGTGGATGATTGCCACAGCGGCAGTGAATTAAACCCAGTTGCACTGAATACCCAACAGTTGATTTTATACATTCGTAGAGTGATGCGACCGGGAGCGCAGCATCGCGAGTCGGTAGACTGGGAGCTGTTTCGGGAAGGTAGATGGACAGTATtgttattttaagttttgaatcataaaaaatgataatttttagtatcactacttttttttcaactacTTCAATTTTGCTTTGTCAACTCATTTTCATCAGTTGTTGGTTGTAgtacggaaaaaaatattaactaaaATATTTCCTTGAATTTTGGTAAAGAACGTGGTCCTTAAAACTTTGATATTTCGATAGACTCGGCTACAATTCAGATTTAAAAGGTTTGCCTCAGTGTCTGAGTTTTTATATCCAACAATGTTCTTTGTTATACTGATCATGTCTCTAACATAACCACaatcacttttttaaatttattatttatttgatgCTTTTGTCTTTTCCAAtactgttatatttttagtagctacaaagtaaaaaaaatcatggtaaaattacatctaaaaaggggtacatcttttatgtcagaaaaaagctttaattttaccacttataatgtgtaaatttacatctggcaggcGCTAGGGATAATTAACTATAAtcccaaaaaagcactttttatttatttgttttggcacctaaactcccaagctcgagaaaaaaggGAATTTATATGGGAATTCCCCCTTttttcgagcttgggagtttaggtgtttatTTAATCTTTTTTAGCTATTTTGATATTCttgtaaaataatgtttttatttggGGTGACTAAGGTGACTTAATTCTTAAAATGGTTATTCgtcatcacaaaaaaaagtttcagttaaaAAATCATAGATTTCTCAAAAACAATGCGTCCgttatgaaatttattttccaCTAACACAATTACAACAAAAAGGGGAGTAATTCTTCACCAAACcccgaaatggattttatttttttttttttttttttgttcaaacgttGTGGGTTCCTTacatatgaccaaagaagccattttgtgtctttggttcacccttacaaggctccatacaatttttccagctgtccatacaaaaatggttaagtaaatagtcgaaaatctgtaagttttgaaggaattatctcatcgatttggtgtcttcggcaaagttgtagttagaAACAAAAAGTCAATTTCTAAACATCattaccttttaatttttgaaaaaaattatcttcTAGGGGACACAAAACCGcaacatttaaacaaaaaatttggcgtattttttatggaaaaaatataaatttgaatcaaaaacatttgttgacatcagtttttaatgtaaaatctaatctgcaatcgaaaagtatcttttcggaaaaaaatattttgaaaatgttggaatcaagactaattttttaaattggcgtaAAAAGGAtcattaaatttcacaaatatttcatatttcaacatttatgtctttagttactgagatattgacattagaaaaaggGGGGAAAGTTTGGATGAGATGATCATACtttccatacttctctatggctcaaaagttgcgggttttgttcccaaaaataaaaataaaaacggattctatgaaattgaaatttttaggaaaagttaatttaaaatcgGTAAAAAATATCCGTGTACTTATTTAAAagattgagccaaatcaaaaaatacaaatgaaatcCATATCCAGAATTCAAAgcgcttttaaaaaaataaattgtataaTAACGCTAAGAAATTTGAGTTAGAgtaattttctagaatttttattttcttttcgattttttttaaattttgtattttcttaattCGGACGAAACGTTGTCCATGCATTCTCTGTGTCAAATaaagtaattttgcatcattagttttctatGCAAGGCTCCATAAAATATTGTCATACAAAATGTGCAATtctagagtttaaaaaaaaagtcctttaagctattgtgtttgaTATGATTATtgaacctattaaaaaaaactctggaattaaatatattcgaaaatgtgtatcttgaaaaggcattttctaatcgatttggtgtcttcagcaaacaGGTACGCTGAAAAAAaggcaatatttttaatttgactttttatcagtATTTTGAGGACTGAAAAATGCATCTTTTGCATTAGATTGGTGcattaggatggtgcaaaattttgtgccaaagatataattttttgaaaaatagtgtcatttaaaaaaacatgaattaaatatagtaaaaaataaaaaaatcaaaataattgtaagacgcaaaataaaatttgcaaaagaaaatgacttaacacatttttttaataagttaaaaaaatcaagtaatcGGCATTtaacgtattttttcgagaaaatatttagtttttttttgcaatttaaaatgcttgtgCTTTGAGGAAAAGCACCccagcaaaaatatattgtcaaaaagctgggaaaatttcttacaattttCAGTCACTATGTTGATCGCTCTGCTGGTTTCAGATGTACAGCCTCACAAAATGttggttttgtgaaaaatgataattttgctCAGTGACCTctaatatttaattatttttcaactctCGGGTCTAGGAAACCATTGAttgcaatgttgaaaaaactttttgtgaaattttctgatcatttcaatttggaattttgaaaatcattagaaaaattactaaaattcgtGTTTTGtgctaattttaaaaagtttctcttgatttctaaaaatgacagtaaaaagcagaaaactacacaaaagtttcatttttaacattaaaaatcgagtCAACAGTTTCCGAGGTTTCGTAATTTTGAATAAGggcacaaaattttcaaaaaaatggaatGACATTAtctcagttttttgaaaatgtcttttGCATGTGTACTTACTTATCCTTCTCCGAGTgtcaaatggcttcttttgatatAATGACAAAGTTtctcccaaataaaaaaaatacttaaaaaagccGGTTTGAGAAAACGTAGAGACTTACTCTAGAGCTGTGaatctaataaaaataaattagaagcaaaaaaaacgcaggcgtttgaattttttgtaaaaaagtattttgcttGCTTTGAATCATTAAAATATAACTTATTTGTCAACCAATCAAGCTTTCAAGTTTTTATTCGttcacaaaatactttttttaatcaaccaCCAACAAGTCATGCTGCGGCTTCTACACCAGACTACTGTTCGCCGTTCATTTCCATTCTACCTATCGGTGTGTCGGTGTGGTGGATGGGGCGCATTATTCCATCCCAAAATGAAATGACTGTTTTTCGAACAGCAGGGTTTATTCTGTTTCACGCAGTAAACCCGGTGAAATTTGAGCTTCATGACTGAACAATCCAGAGGGTTTATTTGGGGATTGATGAACATAATAAAACTTCATGTTGAACTCATGAAGTCTTTGgttttgaacaatttgaagACGATTTCAAgagttaaatttcaaaataacagtTGATCAACTTGTCAACCTTCCAGGCGGCATGGACATCATCATGAAGACCACCAACGTGCTGGACGTCCGGAACGGGCACGTGTTCTACAACGTGACCAACACCAAGGTGGACTACACCATCAGCGGGCTGCGGCTGCACATGGGCAACCTGTTCGAGGGCGTCAAGGTGCTCGAGGACAGCACCAACCAGTACCTGAACGACAACTGGCGGCCAGTCTCGGAAGCGCTCAAGCCCATCATCGCCAAAACCATCGAGGACATCCTGCTCGCCATCATGCAGaacattttcaaccaaattccgGCCGAGTTTTTCGTGGCGGATCTTCCGAAATAGAGCACCCCTGCAGGTAGGAAGTAATCATTAAggtcattttttctgattttcgtGTAAATAAACACTTTTCGTAGTTTTCCCAACTCGCAACTGCTCTTTCAATTCGATGATCCGAACGTCCAAGACACAAAAAGTTCGGTAGACCCCGCCCCATTCCTGTGCGCCTGTTCATTTCAGATGATTTCGATTTCACTTTTGCGTTCAGCGGAGAACTCTGTGGAGGCCATTTTCATGGCCATTTCTCAGTCTGAGACTCTTTGAAACCGAGCGCGTGGTGATCCAAGTAGTCTCCGATGTGATGATGTtgcatgaaacaaaaaaaatcgaaaggacTTGGAGGAAGCTATCCTGTTTTGCATTCGCTCCTGGCAGGCCATGAGAAATTGTACGAAAGAGACTACAACAGTGTGTGGTGTGTGGTGCGATTTTCAAGCAAGTTTTGTTGCACTGAACTTTCAACGGAAcctctttctctttttttcgaTGTTTGGGATGTTGTACGGTTTTCACTGGTTTACAACGGATGTGGTTTGCAAGTTTTAGCATTTTAgccttaaaaaaattttttttttttttttttcataaaattatttttattaggtccttttcggtactgggacctggttaggaccgagtcggcttttgtaattacatttgacttaataattacagaggatcttgtgtgtaaatgttagtgggaggggagccgattacccgcggcctactcggggttagtagggaagccTTAAAAAAATTCTTAGCGTGTATTTATTccagtttcacaaaaaaagaatcaaTACTTCAATCAATAAAATTGCAAGTGTTTACATTAACTAAGCCtacattgtttattttttatattcatcTGTTTCCCCCTTTTCACGAGCAAATGTTGAACAAATTGCTTATATATTTTTCGCTCTTTTCTCACTTTTTACTAGCAAAAAGTGGCATGTTGTCCTCGTCGTTATTTGCGGCCCACCCAGCAACACCTCTGAGGTGAGATGTGGGTGCGTGAAAAACAACCACTTTTACTAGGCACGCGGTTGCAGGTTTCGTGCAAGAAAAGATGTTTTGGGTTTTCTTGAAGGGGGAGATGTGGTGTGGGGTTGAGGGAGGAAGTATAGAGAAAAATATAGGGGTTGTTaggtttttgaagcatttttacgTGACTgactataaatttgtattttatgaaaaactaaatGATTGAAGTTCTAttacacggaacaaaatccggcCAGCGGATCCGAAAAAATTTCGCGATGAAATCGAAAACATTGGCTGTTTGCGAAATCATCACAAATGTTTccgattttgaaagatttatttccgcatttggaaaaaaatgtttgcgataTCGCAAACACCAAGTTTGCCGTCCCCTTTTCTGTGGCGCCCGACGCAGCCAATGCGTTACGCTGCTGTCAAAATCAGCAGCTCGCGCAAACGgctcaaacataaacaaacagaaattgcgctggtgtttttttttattcggcaaATCGCGACTCGCGATTCGCGAGTGAAATAATTATTAGTTAGTTGTTAGTGCGCTATAAAGGACTCAAGACCTCGGCGGCAAGGGCGTGCCCTGCCGTAAGAATTTTGTTCATCCTGCCTGGGCCGTGGACGACGAGAAGCTGTAGCTGTTGCTGAAAAAGCTTAGTGTGAACGCGATCCCCGGCATCGAGGAGCACCGGCACCGAGCACAGTGAGAGTAGATTACGGAAATCCTAGCCAAGCATAATCTCCCAGCTAGAACCGGAGGAAGCTGGTCACCAGTGCCGCGACGGAGGACGACCATGGCGTGCCGAAGCTTACGAAAAAGTTCTGGGAGACGGAATGTTACGCAAAAAGTACAGGAGATTCCGGTTTCATAAATTGACTTTTCATTTCCCACTCTTTCTCTCATTCCCCCAGCATTCTGATTTTCTTCAATCTGACTGATTGAGCGGGCGGTCAAATTC
This is a stretch of genomic DNA from Culex pipiens pallens isolate TS chromosome 1, TS_CPP_V2, whole genome shotgun sequence. It encodes these proteins:
- the LOC120427969 gene encoding protein takeout-like, coding for MEALQRHSAVIVVLLVGLLSLPAASANEFMEKPDFIKTCRFTDSDFVACSTEAVQGLFDKLVTGIEGLEHVGTIDPMKISKIRILQGDGPVSVNASLSKVVVTGFANTKVVRNVVSNKDYSWETHIRLPKMRLEGNYHMQGRILVIPLNGHGKCWFEPSGMDIIMKTTNVLDVRNGHVFYNVTNTKVDYTISGLRLHMGNLFEGVKVLEDSTNQYLNDNWRPVSEALKPIIAKTIEDILLAIMQNIFNQIPAEFFVADLPK